One part of the Anguilla anguilla isolate fAngAng1 chromosome 11, fAngAng1.pri, whole genome shotgun sequence genome encodes these proteins:
- the spryd4 gene encoding SPRY domain-containing protein 4, with protein sequence MAAPRSLALCRRAGPRALNAVLHSQSRVLCLSPQRRYVSNTAGNCLQFKLDERTAHSSLDLFKKNTGVIYRILGLDPSLVLDNPERFRDWAVVFGDGRVDGGRHYWEVTVRKSQEFRVGVAEASMSRDDCVGTNSCSWVFAYVQRKWFAMTTNEMVPVSLAGKPDRVGLLLDYEAGWLGLVDIQEPLVIHRIRAPFRGPLCPAFALWDGELLTHSDVEVPPGLE encoded by the exons ATGGCAGCGCCCCGGAGCCTAGCGCTGTGCAGGCGCGCGGGGCCACGAGCCCTTAACGCGGTCCTGCACAGCCAGTCTCGCGTGCTGTGTCTGTCGCCGCAGCGGCGGTACGTCAGCAACACAGCGGGGAACT GTCTGCAATTTAAACTGGACGAGCGAACTGCCCACAGCAGCCTGGACCTCTTCAAGAAGAACACGGGCGTCATTTACCGAATTCTGGGTCTGGACCCCAGCCTGGTTCTGGACAACCCCGAGCGGTTCCGGGACTGGGCGGTGGTGTTCGGGGACGGGCGCGTGGACGGCGGGCGCCACTACTGGGAGGTGACCGTGCGCAAGTCCCAGGAGTTCCGCGTCGGCGTGGCGGAGGCCAGCATGTCCCGGGACGACTGCGTGGGCACCAACAGCTGCTCCTGGGTGTTCGCCTACGTGCAGCGCAAGTGGTTCGCCATGACCACCAACGAGATGGTGCCCGTGTCCCTGGCGGGCAAGCCGGACAGGGTGGGGCTGCTGCTGGACTATGAGGCAGGCTGGCTGGGGCTGGTGGATATTCAGGAGCCCCTGGTGATCCACCGAATCAGGGCCCCGTTCAGGGGTCCGCTGTGTCCCGCCTTCGCCCTGTGGGACGGGGAACTGCTCACCCACTCGGACGTGGAGGTGCCCCCGGGTCTGGAGTGA